Part of the Streptomyces sp. NBC_01460 genome, GCGCCACCGCCGCCATCGGCATGAACACCACCACGAACGCCCCGGGGTGCGCGACGGCGGCCTCGCTGCCTACCGCCCCGTGGGCAGCCGCGCCCACCGCGCCGCCACCGAGCGCGGCGAACGCCGCACCGCCCGCGGCGAGCAGCAGCGCGTTGGACAGGCCGTCCGAGATCTGGAGGGCCGCCGAATTGGCACCCGCCTCCCGCGGGGCCGACAGTTTCAGCAGCAGCACGCTCGTCGACGCGATCACCATGCCCATGCCGAAGCACCCGACGCCCCAGACCACGGCCAGGGTCCACACCGGTACCGCCTCGATGAGCACGCTCGGCGCGGCGACGACGGCCAGCGTCACGAGCACCATGCCCGCCATCATGAGTGCCCCCTGGTGGGGCTCCAGCCTGGGCCGGGCCAGCACGTACGAACCGAGTGCCCAGGTCAGACCGCCCGCGGCCAGGGAGAGGCCGGCCAGGGTCGGGGACAGACCGCGCTGGGTCACGAGCATCAGCGGGACGAAGGACTCGGCGACGATGAAGGAGCCGGACGACATGCCCCGCAGCAGGATCACGGCGGGCAGACCCGGCGCGGCCCGCAGGGTCCCCCGGGGCAGCAGCCCGCGTACGGCGGGGACGAGCAGCGCGGCACCGGCCAGCGCCGGCAGCAGCGAGAGCCACCGCAGATCCTGCCCCGCGTACTGGAGCAGCCCGGCGCCCGCCGAGATGCCGAGCGCGAGCCGGATGCGGCGCCCGTCGAACGGCTCCGCCGCCGCGTCCGCGTCCGTGGGGCCGCCCGCCATCCGCCGTATCGCGGGAAGTGCGAGTCCGAGCGGCAGAAGGATGAGGACCGGGATCCCGACGAAGACCCAGCGCCACCCGAGGTGCTCCGTCACGGTCCCGGAGGCGAGCGGTCCCACGACGGACGGGACGATCCACGCCGCCGAGAACGCGGCCATGATGCTCGGCCGGATCCGTTCCGGATAGGCCCGCCCGATGACCACGTACAGCGCGACGATCACGAGCCCGCCGCCGACACCCTGGACGGCCCGGCCCAGGATGAACGTCCACATGCCGCCCGCGGTCCCGGAGAGCAGCAGTCCGGCACCGAAAGCGCCGATCCCCGTGGCCAGCGGGGCGAGCGGCCCACGCCGGTCGGCCCACTGCCCGGAGAGCACCATGGCGAAGAGGCTGGTGGTGAAGTACGCGGAGAAGGCGAACGCGTAGAGCGGGATGCCGTGCAGCTCCCTGGCCGCGACGGGCATCGCCGTACCGACGGCGGTCGCCTCGAAGGCGATGAGCAGGACGACGGAGACGATGCCGATGCTGAGCGCCCGGTAGGTCCGCCCGAGTACGCCTTCCGCCGGTTCGTCGACGGTGGTCTCCACGAGGGCGGCGGTGACCTCGGCGTCACGGGGTTCCAGGGCAGTCATGAGCCCCAGAGTAAGGGCCGCAACACCGGGTGACCCCTGTCGGTGGGCGGTATCGAACTGGTCCCTTCGTCGTACGACCGAAGCTTCGCCCGGACCGCGATCGTGAACGCGGCATGGCAGTCATGTTGCGGCCCAGCCCCAGACCTTGAGACCCGCCCCACCGGCCCCGTACGGTCGACAGCAGATCAAGAAACGCACGGCCGTGTGCCCGAGTGGTTCAGGGGCTCGACTGCAACTCGAGTTACATCGGTTCGAATCCGGTCACGGCCTCCGGCGGAAGACCCGAAAGGGAACGGCCGCCCCCATGTCATGGGGGCGGCCGTTTCTGCGTACGCCAGCCGTGGGTGCGGCGTCGCCATTGCGGAACCAGTGATCGCCTTCAGGTCCCCTCCTGCCCGTCGCCGGCAATCAAACGACCCTGATACTTGAGAGGTTTGATCATCCCCGTCCGAACCTCGAAAGGCTGCTTGCCTTGCCCGTCCGTGGAACTCTCCGGCGTCACCGATTCACCGACACGGCCGTCTCCCTGTCGGCCGTCGTCGTCCTCGCCTCCAGCCTGTCGGCGTGCTCCGGCGACGGCGACGACAAGGCAGAGAAGAAGTACACCGTGCCCACGTCGCTGTGCGGGGTCGACGTGGACCCCGCACAGGTCAAGGCTTTGCTGCCAGGTGGGGATTCCGTCTCGGCGACACCCTCGAAGCCGAACGGCGGGACGACTCGCTGCGACGTGTCCGTGGACGGTAGGACGGCCCTGCGCCTAGCCCAGACATGGTGGGGGAGGGGAGAGACGGCGACGACAGTCGCGGAGGCCTACGACGGCACGGACGGCGGGGCGGCGTCCGACGACTACCGGTTCGTCTACGCCGGGAAGGCCGGTGTGGGCAAGGTTGCTTCGTGCACGTCGTCGGACCACCCGGAGATGAGTCTCTTCACGATCATCCAGGTCCTCGACTCCGGTATCGACGACCAAGCCGCCATGAAGAGTCTGATCACCGACCACACCAAGGCGGTCGAGCAGTCCGCGGCCTGTCAGTGACCTCACCGCGCGGTGGGAGCCAGGCGAGCCGCGCCGTCCGGGCGTCCGGGACCGTCGGCCTGATGTGCGACAGACGGCCGCACCTCACTGATCGAGGCGGCCGTCGGGAAGGCCGGTGTGGGCAAGGGGCCCTCGTACAAGGTCTCCGTAGAACGAGCCGACGAGGGGCACGACTGATCATCCAGGCGGGCCGGTGCTACCCGGACCACGGGCTGCGGTCAGCCCCTGGCCGCACCCGCCACGAATGCGGTCCAGGCGGCGGGGGTGACGGTGAAGGTGGGGCCGTCGGTGACCTTGGAGTCGCGGACGTGGACGGTGTGGGGACAGGTGGCCACCTCTACGCAGGCTCCACCCTCGTTGTTGCTGTAGCTGGACTTGTGCCAGTCGTAGGCGACTTCGAGGCATGCCTCGCCCTCGTTGTTGCTGTAGCTGGACTTGAACCAGGACAGTCCGGGCCCGTCGCTCACAGTTGCCTCACCTTCGTCTCGATGACCTCCACGGACTTCCAGGGATTGAGCGCCTGGGCCCGCAGGATGCCGAAGAGGTCGAACATGTCGCCCACCTGCTCCGGCTTCGAAAGCAACCTACCTCCGCCCTGCCCCTCCGCGAACAGCAAAGTGCGGCCCTCCACCGTGGACATCAGCTGCATCGGCCCGTTCAACCCCGCATGCGTGTGCTGAGCCGACGGCATCACCTGCACCGTCAGGTGGTTGAGCCGCTCCACGCAGTCGAGCACGTGCCGCAGTTGCTCCTTCAGCACCTCGGGCCCGCCGAGCGTCCGGTCCAGGACCGACTCCTCGATGACGTACCCGATGCGCGGCGGCGGCGTGCGCGACAGCACCGTCTGCCGCTCCAGCCTCGCTCCGACGTGCCGGGCGATCTCGTCCTCCGTGTACGCCGGTACGCGCGACCGGTACAGCGCGTGCACGTACGCCTCCGTCTGGAGCAGGCCCGGGATCAGCATCGTCTCGTACGCGCTGATCACCCGCGCGTTCCGCTCCAGCTTCGCCCAGTCCAGAAACTTCGGCGGGTACTTCTCCTCGTCCACCAGCTCGCAGCACGCCTTCAGCGCCCCGCCCGCACCGAACACCCGGTCCGCGTCGATCAGCAGGTCGCGCGAAGGGATACGCTCCGCCCGCTCCACCGCGCCCATCAGCGACTCCGAGATCAGCAGCTGCTCCGCCGCCTCCTTCTGTGTGAGCCCCGCCCGCACCCGGTGGATGCGGATCAGCTCCCCCACCAGCCGACGCCCACGCGTCGTCTCGCCACTCGTCCCCACAGCCGTCACCACCCTCCCCACATCGCATGGATGTGGATCGCGTCCTGCTGGTCACGCTACGCAGTCACCGCGATGCTCATAGCCATGACGAGCAAGAAGGTCCCCGAATGGGTACCGGCATCGGGGCTCCAACTCCGCCTCATCGGAATTCACTTCGACGCCATCCGACTGCGCGGCGTCCGGGGGGAGGCGGTGCTGCACCACCTCGCCACCCTCACGGACGGCGATCCGGGGCCCGTCGTGCGGGAGATCGCAGGGGCGCGGTGGACGTACTTCCTGCTGGAACCCGGCGCGAGCCAGGACTTCGACTGGCCGCCCGGCGCGAAGTGCTTCGGCCCGGCGGCCCGCGACCAGTACGTGGGGATTCCGGCCGCCCACGGCAACACGTACCCGCTGAGCTGGCGGTGCGGGCCGCCGCAGGACGGGGACTTCGTGGACGCGGAGCTGCTGTACGGGCTGGTGATGGCCCAACTCGGCCCGACATATGACTACTCAGGGGGTGCGCATCAGGTTGCGGAGGCTCGCGACGAGGGCAGGGACGTCGCGTTCGACCTCGGCCGGGGCTGCGGCCCCTGACGATTCCGCCGGCTGGTGCGTGGTCCCGCAGGGGCGGCAGAGGCCGTCCGGGAGTGCTTCCGCAGGGCCGGGGCGGCCACAGTCGGTGCACTCGACCAGGACGCTGCGGGCGGGGGTGCCGGGGAGACCGCCCTGGGCCGGTGCGGGTGCCGTGGGCAGGTGGGGCGGCATCTTGTCGGTGAGGCGGCGGCGCACCAGGCCGATGGGCGATCCGATGCGCTCGGGCAGTCCGGCGGTGAGCGCAGAGGTCAGGTAGTCGGCGCTCACACCTCGCGCGAACCATGCGGCGGCGAGCGGTTCCAGCGCGGCGCAGTCGGCGGCGGAGAGCGCCAGGCGGGGCTCGCTGCGGCCGAGTTCGGCGAGGGTGAGGTAGGCGGGGGAAGGGTCCGCGACAGCCGAGGGGGTGCCCGCGCCCGGCTCCTCCTGCGGCGCCGGGGGCGGGTTGGGGCCGGGTCGCTCCGCAGTGCGCTGTCGGGGTACGACCGCCGGTTCGGCGGAGGGTGCGGGCGCCTGTTCCGGGGATGGGGCAGCCTCACCTGCGAGCCTGGCGATCCACCACTCGTTGTCGTGGGCGGTCCGGGACCAGTAGGTGAGCGTCACCCACCGGCACTGCCCTGCCCCTTCCACCCGGCAGCGCACGCGACGCAGGTGTCCGGCCACGGCGAGGGCGCGCAGCGCGGTGCCGATGGCCATCTGGCCGTACAAGGGCAGGTCCTTGGCCAGCGACTTGATGTCCATGGCGGCACCGTCGGGCAGCTGGTCGACATACCCGGCGACATAGCGCTCCCGCTCGGGCAGGAAGGCGAAAGCTCCCGCACCGGAGGGGCCTTGGGCCGGGACGGTCTGCTTGCCGTAGCCGGTGTGCGCCTTGCGGTACGGGCGCGAGGCTGCGGGAGCGGGCGGGGCGGAGCTAGGGTGCTGGATAGCCACGAGATCGTCCTTCTTGGGTGCGCGATCTTGGGTCAGACCCCGGCCGGTGCGCCAAACACCGTGTCGGGGTCGTCTCGTCGTGGGCACCGTAAGCAACAGCAACTCTCCGCTGCAACTTGATCACAATTAGTCATACATGCTGGCCGTGACGGGGTGGGGAGGGAGGGAAGGTTTCCCCAAAAGCCCTTACCTACCCCCCGGATGGACAACACCGCTCGAACCTCGGCCCTCGCGTCTCAGCCCTCGAATCCCGAAGCTCAAGCGTCGGCCCGCAGGCATCCCTCGACTCCCCGAACGAGTGACAGCGCCACACCCGGCGCTCGGGCCCCGAGACTCGGGCCCCGAGCGCCGAGGTCACCATCCGACCCCGCTGGACATCTACTTCGGCGTGAGATCGGGAGTCTCGGGCAGCCCCGCGTTGTCCTCGCAGCCCAGTTCCTTCGCCATGGCGAGGGAGAAGGAGTGGGCCACGGTCGCGTAGGCGTCCTTCAGTGCATCGGGGGCGCCCTCGGGATCCGTGGGCATGCCTCCGCGCTCGACGCCGATGTCGATGTGGGCCGGTTCCGAACCCGGCAGTTTCCCGCTCCGGCAGGCGAACCGGAGGTACGCGCCGTCCGTCGCGGTCAGGGCCCGCTCACCCATTTTCAGCACGGTGAACTTCGAGGCGGGGTCGTCCGCCGGGGCGCTGCCGGACAGCTGCCAGGTGATCCGGAGCTCGTCGTCCGGCGCGTAGACACGGCAGACGTCCCCATCGCCGGTAGAGGAAGAGACGGACGCCTCACCGAGTTTCCTTGCGGCATTCGCGACGGTGCCTTCCATCCCCGACCCCTCGAACCGCGACACCCCCGTGATCACCTTCAGCGACTTCGCCGCGTCGGCGGAGACCGCATCGCCGCCGCAGAGCTCTGTCCCTGCGACGGCCACATCGGGCCCCTTCGCGGCTTCGTCGTCCGCTCCCCCGCAGCCGGTGGTTCCGAGAACCAGGAGGCTCACCATGGCCGCGCCGAGGAATGCCCCGCGCACGGCCCTATGACTGATCGCCATCTTCATCCTTCTGTGTCCTCGGCCGACCACCGGCCTCAGCCGGTCTCCGGGTCGTTGCCCTGCTGGTCCTCGCGGTCATTACCGGTTGCGTATCCGATCCTCATGGATTCCTTCAGGTCCTGCCCGAAGGCGCTGTCGGAGGTCACGCCGTTCTGCCGCATGAACTCATCCATCGGCGACTCGGCCAGGCTCTCGCCGGAGGAATAGACCTTGGTCCTCTCGTCCCGGGTGAGCTCGTCCACCTTCTCCTTGTGCTCGTCCACCGAGTTGTCGGAGATGTCGCCGACCATCTGACCGATGCCCTGCTCCAGAGCACCACTGGCAGTGTCGGTCGCCAGCGGAATGAGGATCGCCGCCGTACCCACGGCCGCGGTCGCGGGTAGGAAGGCCACACCCGCCGCCACGCCCGCTGCGGCCCCGAACTCGATCCAACCCGAGCGCTTCTCGACAGCCTTCTCGTAGTCCTCGTGGGTCTTGAGGTTCGTCGCCGCCACCTGGTCCGCCCGGGACTGGTCGAGCATGCCCTGCACCTCGGAACCCGTGTGTACGGCCGCCCGGGCGGCGCCCTGGTCGATCTTTCCGTCCGCGCCCACCTGCCCTTCCAGCACGCTGCGGGTGTACACCTGCTCTGCGGCCGAGACCGTCGCGTAGGCGTCCGGGTGCTGGCCAAGTGTGCTGAGGAAGCCTCGGACGACGCCGCGGCCGTTGCGGTCATCGGTGTCCGAGAAGTCGAGGTGCCCTTCTGCATTCTTGCCCGGCGCGAACGGGCTGTTCGGATCGTTCCTGTCCAGCGCCCAGTTGATGTCATCGATGTAGCCGGCGCCCATGGTCCCGACGCTGTCCGCCATTGCCTCGTGCTCCTTGAGCAAGCCGGCGTCCGCCCCGTACTTCTCCATGACCTGCTGCATGACCGCCGCGTTGTCGGCGTCCCGCACCACACTGGCGTCCGGGTGCCCGGCCGGGTAGCCGAGGGTGGCCGACTCCAGCGCGTGCCCCAGCGCGTCGGGCATCTGGTTGAGGGAGTTCTTGAGCTCTTCCTCGTCGAGCGAGTTGACGTCCGGGAAGGACTCCCACTTCTCGTTGCCGAAGAAGTCGAGGTAGTTCTTGATCGGCTCGTCGCCGTTCTTGCCGAGATCGGCCGTTGCGCCCCGGTTGACCGTGCCGTCCTCGTTGTACGCGGTCGGCGGGTCATTGAAGAAGTGCTTGGCCGCGTCCGGGCTGTTGCCGAGCGCCTCCAGCATGGCGGTCGCCGGGTCGTAACCCGCGCCGTTGACGCCGGACGGGTTGAACGGGTTCTTGAACGGACTGTTCACCACCTTGTTGTCGGCGAACATGTACGGGTCCTTCTGGTGCAGCTGCGCCACATGCTCGGCGATCGGGTTGAGGAACGCCTTGTCGTAGTTCCCGTACCGCATGATGCCGCCGAGCAGCTGGTACCCGTACGGCCCGTTGGAGTCGTACTTGGCCAGCGGGACGCGCTCCGTGCCCATCTTGCGGAGCTCGGGGCCCCACTCGTCGGAGAACGCCTTGTCGTGGGAGGCTGTGGCCAGATTGAGGCCCAGGTTCTTCTGCAGTTCCTGGACGTCCTTGAGCCGCTCCTTGTCGAGCTTCCCGTACTCGTACGTGTCCGTGGAGAGCTGACCGAAGAATGCCAGGGACTTCTCCGGGCCGAGCTTCTCGTAGAAGTTCTTCGAGAACTCCACCGACTTGCTGTTGTCCGCGAGCAGTTCGTTGAGCTGCTGGAGTTCGGTGTGGGTGATGTCGCGGCCCTTGGAAGCCAGCGCTGCGGCCCGGGCGGCCTCCTCCTGGTCCATCTTCGTGTACTTCGGGGCGCTGAAGTCCTTGCGGTCGGTGACGTTGGCTTCGAGGGAGTTCTTGAAGGACACGTCGGTGTCGTTGCAGTTGTCGACGATCAGGTCGATCTTCTTCTGCCAGGAGGCGATGTTCGCCTTCTGCTGGCGCACGAGCTCGGGATAGTCGGGGTCGTGCGCCTTCTGCTGGGGAGGCATGTCCTCGACCGGGTGGCGCGCGGTGACCTTGCCGTTGCCGTCCACCTTGATCCCGGCCGCCGGACCTTCGTGGTCCCGGATGTCGACCAGGTCGTCCTT contains:
- a CDS encoding MFS transporter; protein product: MTALEPRDAEVTAALVETTVDEPAEGVLGRTYRALSIGIVSVVLLIAFEATAVGTAMPVAARELHGIPLYAFAFSAYFTTSLFAMVLSGQWADRRGPLAPLATGIGAFGAGLLLSGTAGGMWTFILGRAVQGVGGGLVIVALYVVIGRAYPERIRPSIMAAFSAAWIVPSVVGPLASGTVTEHLGWRWVFVGIPVLILLPLGLALPAIRRMAGGPTDADAAAEPFDGRRIRLALGISAGAGLLQYAGQDLRWLSLLPALAGAALLVPAVRGLLPRGTLRAAPGLPAVILLRGMSSGSFIVAESFVPLMLVTQRGLSPTLAGLSLAAGGLTWALGSYVLARPRLEPHQGALMMAGMVLVTLAVVAAPSVLIEAVPVWTLAVVWGVGCFGMGMVIASTSVLLLKLSAPREAGANSAALQISDGLSNALLLAAGGAAFAALGGGAVGAAAHGAVGSEAAVAHPGAFVVVFMPMAAVALVGVWVASRVGEKP
- a CDS encoding DUF397 domain-containing protein; the protein is MSDGPGLSWFKSSYSNNEGEACLEVAYDWHKSSYSNNEGGACVEVATCPHTVHVRDSKVTDGPTFTVTPAAWTAFVAGAARG
- a CDS encoding helix-turn-helix domain-containing protein, producing MGTSGETTRGRRLVGELIRIHRVRAGLTQKEAAEQLLISESLMGAVERAERIPSRDLLIDADRVFGAGGALKACCELVDEEKYPPKFLDWAKLERNARVISAYETMLIPGLLQTEAYVHALYRSRVPAYTEDEIARHVGARLERQTVLSRTPPPRIGYVIEESVLDRTLGGPEVLKEQLRHVLDCVERLNHLTVQVMPSAQHTHAGLNGPMQLMSTVEGRTLLFAEGQGGGRLLSKPEQVGDMFDLFGILRAQALNPWKSVEVIETKVRQL
- a CDS encoding MarR family transcriptional regulator; this translates as MAIQHPSSAPPAPAASRPYRKAHTGYGKQTVPAQGPSGAGAFAFLPERERYVAGYVDQLPDGAAMDIKSLAKDLPLYGQMAIGTALRALAVAGHLRRVRCRVEGAGQCRWVTLTYWSRTAHDNEWWIARLAGEAAPSPEQAPAPSAEPAVVPRQRTAERPGPNPPPAPQEEPGAGTPSAVADPSPAYLTLAELGRSEPRLALSAADCAALEPLAAAWFARGVSADYLTSALTAGLPERIGSPIGLVRRRLTDKMPPHLPTAPAPAQGGLPGTPARSVLVECTDCGRPGPAEALPDGLCRPCGTTHQPAESSGAAAPAEVERDVPALVASLRNLMRTP
- a CDS encoding DUF6571 family protein, translated to MLKYEDIVDAPVGKLKAAADDWSKMASDLQKLATEATDGMKGKADKAEWEGLNAGVTKAFVSKTAKEVSDAAAEAKGVQQILEEGHTAIKKAKDDLVDIRDHEGPAAGIKVDGNGKVTARHPVEDMPPQQKAHDPDYPELVRQQKANIASWQKKIDLIVDNCNDTDVSFKNSLEANVTDRKDFSAPKYTKMDQEEAARAAALASKGRDITHTELQQLNELLADNSKSVEFSKNFYEKLGPEKSLAFFGQLSTDTYEYGKLDKERLKDVQELQKNLGLNLATASHDKAFSDEWGPELRKMGTERVPLAKYDSNGPYGYQLLGGIMRYGNYDKAFLNPIAEHVAQLHQKDPYMFADNKVVNSPFKNPFNPSGVNGAGYDPATAMLEALGNSPDAAKHFFNDPPTAYNEDGTVNRGATADLGKNGDEPIKNYLDFFGNEKWESFPDVNSLDEEELKNSLNQMPDALGHALESATLGYPAGHPDASVVRDADNAAVMQQVMEKYGADAGLLKEHEAMADSVGTMGAGYIDDINWALDRNDPNSPFAPGKNAEGHLDFSDTDDRNGRGVVRGFLSTLGQHPDAYATVSAAEQVYTRSVLEGQVGADGKIDQGAARAAVHTGSEVQGMLDQSRADQVAATNLKTHEDYEKAVEKRSGWIEFGAAAGVAAGVAFLPATAAVGTAAILIPLATDTASGALEQGIGQMVGDISDNSVDEHKEKVDELTRDERTKVYSSGESLAESPMDEFMRQNGVTSDSAFGQDLKESMRIGYATGNDREDQQGNDPETG